The nucleotide window GAAACGACCGCAGCGACAGCGCCTCGCGCTCGATCTCGGCCCACTGTCGGAACCAGGCCGGCGTGCGGCGCTTCAGCGCGTCCGGCCACAGCTCGTCGACGTTCCGGCCGAGCAGCTCGGCGACCCGAGCGCGATGACGTGTCTGCGGGATTCGTTCCGTGCTCGCCCACTTGGCGGCCGTCTTCGGATCAACACCAATCTGAGCAGCGAGACTGTCCGCTGTGTGGCCCCTCTCGGTCATCGCCGCCTGTACTGCTCGATTCATCTCCAGCCCTTCCAGAACGTTCCAGACGTCGGAAAGAAATACTTCTACGCGGTGTGATCGCTTGGCAACCCTCGGCAGGGTGCTGTGTAGACAGCATCGACGAGGGAGCACCGGATGCCCGAGGACAGGTCCTGCAACCGCCCACACCGGCCAGGCAATCGACCGGTCCAGCCGGCCTCGCCCCGCGTGAACGTCACCGGCTCGACCGGGCCACGGCACCCTCCGTACCGTGGCCCCGGTCGCGCGGAAAACGTCGTACCCGAATCACGCTGGCGGTCCCGGTGCGGCCCGCCGGTCGCGCATACCGCCGCCGGCCCCCTGTGGACGTGCGACGCCTGCGGTTGGGACTGGCCCTGCCCTGCGCTGCGAGCGACCCCGACGGACGCCGCCCGCCGGGCGACCCTGATCCCCGAGTTCTCCCGGATCACCCGCCGGGCAATCCGCGACCTGCGCGGCCAGCCGGGCGGCCCCGATCCGGTCGCCATCGTCCGCCGTTTCCTCTGGTTCCTGCCGCTCACCGACGAGGAGGCCCGCGCTGTCGCGCTGCGGCTGCGCTGAGCGTTCACCCCGACGGGTGCCGGGCCCTCATCGACCGGGTCGACGACCTCATCAGCGAGCGAGCGAGAGTCACGCCACCAGGATCTGCAACGCCACCTCCAGGTCACCGGCACGGTGTGGGGTGCAGGGTCCCGGGCGGCGTCGGTACGTCGTACTTCTGGATGCGGTCGTCCCGGGTGACCAGGGTCAGCCCTTCGTGCAGGGCCTGCGCGACCAGCATCCGGTCGACG belongs to Micromonospora ureilytica and includes:
- a CDS encoding PIN domain-containing protein; translation: MRRHQAPPRPRRDRACVRDPVDRMLVAQALHEGLTLVTRDDRIQKYDVPTPPGTLHPTPCR